The DNA sequence aaaaaccaaaaagattGGTGTGTGTACACTGTCAGTTAAAGTcaaatattaccaaattaatTGTGACTTTTCTGAcattattatcatataaatcctcaaacattaatataattttaccaAAGTTATTGTGATTTCTGTAGAACAGACAGAAAGTTTTACAATTTTATGGAAAACGCCCAACTAATTACTAATAAAAATGAGGGTGTTCTCGCAAAAGTATCATGGATTTCATGATTTGGAAGTCAAACTTGCTGGGGTTTTATGCAAAAAGGATATTGAGTTGCAATTTTTGCATAAACACCCTGATTATCAATgactaattataaaaattagagcTTTGCTCTAAAAAGGTATTTATAGTTTGACCAACATGAGGAGGAGCTCAGCGTTGGTGTTAAACCAAGAGCtatgatgaaatcaaaaatGCACAAACCTTGCTGCTAACTCATCAATTAATCATCTTATCAAAAATTATCCTAGTAAACATTTAAAagcacaaataataaaaagcaCATCTAATTAATCAAAACCTCTTTATATGACTTGGACAATTACTGCTTCACTCCCAGGAGAAGGATGAAATTGCCACAACAAGAATGAGACAATATCTGTGTTTAGGTTCATGTTCTCAACCCAAATGCATTCAAACAATGGATCCTTTTTGTAATTGCTACATCCATGCAAATATGTGTGATTTGTGTGCATGCTTTAGAAGGATATTAATTAAGAGCCAGAGCAATAGATATATAGATGTATCTCCCTTGTAAAATCATGATTGATATATAGTTGTATGCCACTGCATGAGAAAGTAGAATTATTACAACTTGGCCATGTAAAGGAAcactataattaataattagatggtagaataattaattacattaataaaaagaatttattaaacAGAAGGTAGACCCATACCTTTGTACTGTATTATATTGTTGGCATGCAGATCATATATATTGCAGGAAATTGCTAGCTCGCTCAAATTGCCATTCTCTTAGAAAAGGTAAATATTTATAGAACCACATGGGGGCATATCTCCAGAATTTTTGATGATGAGGTATATTCAAGAGAAATTAAGGCAAACTTGCAGAAAACATATAAACTAGTTGAAAAATTGAAGAACCTGGATCACTTCTGTTGAAGCTTTGTCTTTTGAGAAGCTTtgtcaagtatatatatatactcactgaAAACTTTCACTAACACAGGAAGATCAAGCACATTGATGTGTTCGACTTACATATAATATGCTCTATTAACTCTAACATTAACATGagagaataaataaatacattggaTAACAtttcataacaaattaaaattacattctCAAAAGAGTTCTCATGACAGtttatgcatataattaatACAAGTAGGCAGTAAAATGCTAAACTCTGCATAACCTCGTAGCACCAACTTGCTCTTGTTATACTTAATATggattgtaatattttattttggcttCCAAGAAGACAAGGTAACACTATTCACTAGCAAGGCGCATTTTCTCTTCATTGTTTTTAGATTCACAGCAACAATAACATAGATCTTATTATAAATATGATCAATAAATCGAAAATAAGCATACCTCCAGCTATTTTTCAGTATCAATGCACCAAAAATTGCCCAAAACCCAAACATGAATCCCAGTGGCATGCTCAAATAAAACCATATGGTCTCAAAGTTGTTTGTCACCTTCATTGTTTGGCAACGAGGGTGGTTGTGCTGGTGCTGTAATCTCACACTTTTTATCTAATGGAAAACCACATAGACCTTGGTTGCCAGAAATAAATAGATGGATCTGGAAGCACTTGCAATTGCCcactcgtgtggaatttcaccATAGAAATTGTTGTATGATAAATTCAGATGATTCAACTGAAGTTAAGTTGGTCATTGTTTGAGAATAGCCCCTGAAAGATTATTCACTGATAAATCAAGAACTTCCAACCACCTAAGCTCTCCAACTTTTTCTGAAAGTTGTCCTAATAATTGATTTCTGGATAAATTCAAGCTCTGCAGAAATGAAAGGTCGCTAGCTCTTCGGGTATCTCTCctgataatatattatttgagaggtcaatgcaaataaataatgatgGTATTCTCCCTTCCAACTGAAATTCTCTTCCTTTCATATTTATGTCAATATTGTTCACATAATCATATATGCCTGACCAACCTCTTCCAAGATTAGTTTTCATGGCACTGAAGTTGCCAAAACTATGTGGTATGGCACCTGATAGATGGTTATTTGAAACATCaataagatgaagaaatgtGAGGTTTCCCAATTGTGGAGGAATAGTTCCAGTAAGCATATTGTATCGAAGCTCAAGTGTCTCTAGCGCCTGCAAATTTTCTCCAAGCCATACTGGTATACTTccactaattttattatttccaaGATCTAAAGTTTTCAATgatgtacaatttttttaaaggataatGGAAGCTCTCCAAAAATTCATTATTGCTCAAATGCAAAATTGACAAAATTGTGGAGAAGATAGATGCGGGAGTATTCCATGTAGATTGTTATAAGACAAATCCATTATTATCAAAGAATGATTCCAGCAATCAGGAACTACTCCTTCAATCATATTCTTCGAGAGGTCAAGGACTTGCAAAATAATTTAGTTCACATAATGAGCTAGGTATACTTcctgttattttgtttgaagAAATATACAACTCAGACAAACTTAGCAGTATAAAGCTTGTATTGGAGAAACTAGATCTTTGAGAATAAGCCCTGCGCCTGATCCGAATATGCtagatttgatgaaaaatgtggcAACTGTCCTTCAAAATAATTATGACTTAAATCCAAAATTTCAAGATTGGTTAATTTTGATGAACCTGCTAGTATTTTTGCCTTTAATTTCATTGTGTGATAAATCTATGCGTCCAATGTCCAAAGAGAAGTTCCAAAACCATAGTGGTAGCGCATCAACAATACTTTGCATTTGACATTTCAAGTGAagacaaaatttttcaaattctgAAGCCATGATGGAAACTTTGGGCTCACTTTTGCAATagttcatattcaaatatttttagtttaggTGGAGGAACCCAATCGGCTCTCACTGCTATATTATTATAAGATAGGACCAACGTGTCCAGCTCCGGTAATAATTGTCCCAAATATTTTGGAATAGTTCcattaaaattattagaagAAAGATCAAGAGCCTTAAGAGACTTAAGGTTCCACAACCAACAGCAATGGCCCACTGGTGATGCATTACTCCAATATAACTCCTCTAAACTGTTTTTTTCAAGCACCCGGAAAATATTTCTCCCAATCTATTTAAGATCACcagagaaatatttattttcccgAGAGATATAGTTTGGTCAAGTTACAGAGTTTCCCCAAAGTGGTTGGTAGTTCAACACTTAGGACACCATTATATGAGAGATCAAGGACCCTAAGAGAGTAAGTTTCCCAATATTAGAAGGGATAAGGTCTTGAATATTATTACCTTGAAGATTAAGATACTCAAAGGCCACTCGATTTGAACAACCATTGAGGCATGGTAGAGTTAATGCCATTGTAGGAAAGATCAAGGGAATCGAAGATTTGTAAAGTTAATTTCAACACCAAGTGAAAGAGGGATGTGAAGCTCACAATCATATAAGTTTATCTCAGATATCAAAGGAAGGGTGTTTAGTGATTTGAGCACATTTTTTTGCCTCGGAAAGATTCACACCATTCAAATTCAAacattgaagagaagaaagatttgTGAGCCAATGGCTTCCAACCATATCAACAGAATTATATGAAAGATCAAGGTACTGCAAGCGAGAcagattaccaagttggtgTGGGACACGCCCAATGAAGCCAGCAGAAGAAAGGTCAAGATATTGAAGACTCACCAGTGAACCCAGAAAAGTTGGAATTCTAGTATATTTAAAATAGTTCTCACTAAGATCCAAATATCTTAAGTgattcaaaacaagcaaagaaggCCTGATCTCACCTTCCAAAGACCCATTGCCACCATACCTGCGGAGATCAAGCCTTATAACATGGCTAGTGTAGTTGTGGCAATGCACGCCGGTCCAAGAGCAACAGTCCAAGCCAATCCAAGAAGAGAGACGTCCATTGGGATCTTTAAGGCCATTTTTGAAATCAACAAGTGCCTTCCTTTCTACTTCTCTGCAAATGGAAGCACCACCACAATTGCAAAAGCCAGCAAGTTCCAAGCAGAGAAGGCAAAACAGTATAGCtaattgaaaatgttttttCATCACTCCCATTCTAAGCATTTGTCTTTTCAAAGATGTGTAATAATTTTTTCTGGTTCCCCTCTTgcattatttctttatatatatgtacaatttCAGACTGGAACCTGCATATTCACCGTCACGGAAGGACCTCTTTCTTTTGGAGCGGTCTTTTCGACTGCTTGCCGGCACTAAGAGGTTGCACTGTGTAAATCGTTTCTGATGGTTCCCGCACTTTATTCTGGAAAGATAAATGGCTTAACGGTCGGGCGCCTATGAATATTTGGCCTGATTTGTTTTTCGTGTCGGTAAACCCTAACGGCACCGTTAAGGATCTTTTTCACATTCTAGATATTGCGCCTTTTACGGAGGATGCCGAGGTGGGGAGTTTTCTGGAGACCTTCACCCTCCGCGAGGATCTGACTGAGGATGATCTAAAATGGTGGGCTCTAACTGCCAAGGCGCTTCTGCATGAAATCCTTCTACACCTTCTTGTTGATGGAGGGATTAAATGCCCTAATGGCCGAGGGTTGTCGCAGAATTTCCCGTCATGTCATGAAGGTTAATATCTTCAATTGAGCTCGCTTGGAAGAATAAAATCCTTACTTTGGAAAAATTTAGCTCGGAAATCGTGCTGTGCAGACTTCAGTACCACTACTTGTGTCACGTGCCATGCGGGATCGTGAATGCGTGGACCATCTTTTTCCGTAATTGTCAGTTTGTTCAACCAATTTGGTGTTTCTTCCTAAACCTTTTTGGTTTAATGGCGCTTCCTCTTTCCTTAGATGAAGTGTGGGGATCTTGGTGGTTTAATCTGCTCTAATGCTGGGACCCTTTAGGCGGTGTCATTTTGAAAGCGATTATTTGGCATGTACGGGCAGCGTTAGGAATGATCGCATTTTTAATCTCGGTTGTTTGTCCCCTCGCTGTGATTTTGAAGATTGTTCATGCTCGATCATCGTGGTTTTCTGTGACCCTCCTTTACCGACAAGCGAGCTTTGGTGAGCATGCTTCTACCTAGCGTCGCAGTCTGGTGTTCTCTGCGCATCATGTTGACCCCACAGATGGAGTGACTCCTAGTGGGCGTGGACCGGCTCAAGATGCGGGGCGgtgagtttttttgttgttctggTCAGTTTGTTTGGCGAGGGGTGTGTTTACCATTTGTTTATGGCTACCTATTTTTGTATCCACCTCTAGTGGGACTGTTTTTCACTTTTTGTGGTTTTATGCATGCGTTTGGGTTGCCTTAGGGTGtatcttttttcccttttctaacgcatgtggtttatccactttttaaaaACAACCTTAAGTACGCCTTTGTGTGGAAAATTCTATGCTTGTGGGTCCAgtataacaaattttttaaagagTAATGTGAtcagaaattaagaaaataaggtGAAGATAGGGAACAGAGGAAGACTTTTTCCTCTATTTGTGGGAAAAAGTCTAATGAgacttttcaatttttaatggCAAATTTGTTCAACTCATATAATAGAAAAAAGTCTTGCATTTCAGAGTATATAATTTTGTGATTAAAAACTAAGCCTAATGTGATCAGCAAATTTGTCCCTCTCTTATTGACGATTAATTTGATGCTTTTTGTTGAGTTGAATAATCTTTTTGGTCTGAAGTTCTAATCCTTTTGTTCCATTGTCTTCAAGAATCTGCAACCATTTGCTATTTTTCCTTTCTATGCTAAAATTGTGGGATTTTTTTCAACTTGATTTCATCATCTCAAAATCATAATACtgttttacatttatttatttatttatttttatatttttgtgataATTTAGATAAAacactttaaacatatatttttaattttatgactCAACCAATGTATTGGGAATAAGTCAAATCTTTGATCTTTGGCATTCAATTGTCTTAGCGGCTAGAGTTATTATTACAATGTTAAATAAtgtttactaattaaaaaaatatatttttatattgattatgtttttttagtgtcCTATCATTTCCTAATATGGTGGTAAAAAGATGAGCAATATAAAAAGTGAAGACTAGCATTTTTCCatgaacattaatttttttgattaagTTGACACAGAACATCTTGAATTAGTGAAGTGTAAACATTTCTTTATAAGCACCAAAACTATCAACGTTTTCCATGTAAAAAGACTTTTGAAAGTTCAAAAGTcttcaataattataaaaagatcaAGAGAGACTTAAAGAGAAGGTCATCTCGTGGAGCCCAAACTCCGTAATGGATAATAAAGTAAGACCCATCCAGTTGACAGACTTCAAAAACTTGAGCAACAAATATGcatattaaaatgaaatttctcaCGAACTACGAATCTGAGAAGGATATCCAAGCAAACACTTTGGAATTGGGGATTTCGATATTGACCCTTGGAGAGATCCACCCTCACCTTCTCAAAATCAATCACATTCATCCtaaaaagagaatatatatatatatatatatatatatgaagaaaaataagcaGATATGAGCTCAAACAAAACAGTatgagaaataatttttttagaattatcaacagaaattggcaaagaagacaaagaaaaacGAAATTGAAACCATTCAAGCGCAAATGAAAAGCAGGGGCCAGTCCTGCCTAGCTTGTTAAGATACAAATTTAAACACTAGTTCCTGAGATGAATGGCGACGTCCGCCTGACTTTCACGCCTGATGGCCAAGCAATCTACTATGTTGTGAGTTTCTCCTCTTCGCCCTGCAACAGGGACTCCTTGTGGTCTTTGGATAGTGAGAAGGGAGATATTGGCGTGTTGTCTGCACTGTTGGACCCGACACCATGGGACTTGGAGGAATTGTTTGACCACCATGATACTCTCACCGACGAGGTGAAGGTACAGCAAGGACGATACATGTTGGTAGATTCTGGGGAGGTTGGGGTTGATGGCACGCATGGAGAGACACATGAGGAAATAGGTAATCTGCAGGAGCTCACCCACCATGTTGTGCTGCCGGTGCCTTGCGAGGGTGGTGAGGGGGTGCCATCGGCAGGCAATAATCTGGGTGATCTAGGGGCTCGAAATATACTGCCTTGAAGGAGAGGGGCTGAGACATACAGTGAGGGTTGCTTGACTAGGTCGGATGCGGGAATGGTTGAGCTCGACTCCCTTCCTAACCTCGAGATTCCTGCCCGGAAGCTTCAGGAGCCGATTGAGCGTCTCTCCCGGTCGGCGGTGCTCCCACGATGGCATTGAACTGCTGAAGCATCACAAACGTACGAAGAGGTCTGGAACCGACGATCACGTCAATCGGCGGGGAAGAACCGATGGTTCCAGGGGTGATGCTGGTCCTTTGGCGGACGGCTCGAGAAGGTGCGGTGTCGAATGCTGGGTGGCTCGCTCAGAGAGGGCCTAGAAACCAGTGATAGGTGGAGTGGCAACATTGGTTGAGGTTGGTAGGGCTAACTTCGGTTAGTCGGAGGTTGTATCTCGAGAGGGGGATAGGGTTAGTTGATAAAGATCGTGGGATGGGCTCGGTTTTTGTGGACCCTGTTGTCACTAATTTGTGTCCAGTGTTGGAGGGTTGGTTAGCTATTGAAGTTGGGTTTTCTTTAGGCCCGAGAGGAGATTATGTGGATTCTTTTTTGATTTATGATGTGGGCCTTTTCTCGGCCCATTTTAAGAAGGTTGAGGTTACCGGGCCTGGAAAGGCTATTGGGCCAAGGAAGAAGGACCTTCTTCAGGAGGCTTACGAGGAGGTTTCTAAGAGTGGTGATCTGGTGTCTAAGAGTGTGGAACAGGGTGTTACTGATGCCCCACCTGCTTTGGCTCCGCCGCTTGgtttttcttggaattttttgACTGGAGTTTGGGCGTTTATTCCAGATAATGTTCATGGGTCTTCAGATGGTGTTAGTGGTCCTAGTTCCAGGATAGACGATGAGAGGGAGGATGACCCCAGTGGATAGTGATTTGCTTGATAAGATCGAGtatgatgatttagtatttgaGTTCAAAAGAAATCTCAGGGCTTTTATGCTTGGGTTACGTAAGAGCAAAGGTCACCGATCCCTAAGGTGCCAAACCGGAACCAAAGCGCAGTGAGAGACAGAAAGATTCCTCTTCTAAGTGGAATGAAAAAGGCGGGTTTGTGGCGGATCTACTATGCTCggcaaagaagaaagtggcaTGGGAAGATTTAGAGGAAACTATTTCGTGAGGGTTCCAAAGAGGAGATAGAGGAGCAAATTGGTACCATCATGCGTAGTCTTGGAGTTCATGGGTCGAGATCGGGCCGAGCTCGTGAGGGCCTCGGGCCGAGGAGGCGCCTTCTCAGTTGGAGAGTTAGTCATTTTGCCTGTCTGGGTGGGGGTCTGTTGTGCccctttttgttctttgttgtgTTTGTCCGTTGTTTTGCCTGTCTTTGTTTGttgtaccacatctagtggtgcTTCCTTGTGTTGTTGTTGTACTTTTGTTCTGCTCCATTTTTCCTTTTATTGAAGTcgatttatccacctttttcatataaaaaaataaaatgaaaccaTTCTTTCTCCCACTCACTCAATCTCAGcatcacattaaaaaaaccaaaaatttgggTGTGTACACCGTCAGTCAAAGTcaaatattaccaaattaatTGTGACTTTTCTGAcattattatcatataaatcctcaaacattaatataattttaccaAATTTTTATTGGGATTTTTGTAGAAGTAGAACAGACAGAAAGTTTTACAATTTTATGGAAACAACCCCAACTAATTACTAATAAAAATGAGGGTGTTCTTGCAAAAG is a window from the Dioscorea cayenensis subsp. rotundata cultivar TDr96_F1 chromosome 2, TDr96_F1_v2_PseudoChromosome.rev07_lg8_w22 25.fasta, whole genome shotgun sequence genome containing:
- the LOC120273926 gene encoding receptor-like protein EIX2; the encoded protein is MGVMKKHFQLAILFCLLCLELAGFCNCGGASICREVERKALVDFKNGLKDPNGRLSSWIGLDCCSWTGVHCHNYTSHVIRLDLRRYGGNGSLEGEIRPSLLVLNHLRYLDLSENYFKYTRIPTFLGSLVSLQYLDLSSAGFIGRVPHQLGNLSRLQYLDLSYNSVDMVGSHWLTNLSSLQCLNLNGVNLSEAKKCAQITKHPSFDI